DNA from Megalops cyprinoides isolate fMegCyp1 chromosome 14, fMegCyp1.pri, whole genome shotgun sequence:
tcttcctgtgaTAGTGTTCCCTCTATGAGCACTGGAAACTGAGAGGATTTCCTGTTTGCTCCCACATCCCTTCAGTTTGAGTTTATGGTGGAGTCGGTGCTGGTGGCGCGGGACCGCTGGCTGAAGCAGGGCGGGGTGATGTGGccctcctccgcctccctcACCCTGGTGCCCTGTCAGGCCCCGGAGGACTACAGCCAGAAAGTGGACTTCTGGACAGATCCCTATGGCCTGGACTTCAGCTGCCTTCGGTAAGCGTGTCCTCAGTACACTCCTGTTTAAACACACTGTCCTGGCTGAGACTTGTTCCAGTAAAACAAGTGTGCGAAGTGTGTGTGACAACAGTTCACTCAGGTAATGGTTTTGCCTGTGTTACAGCTTCTGTAGCAGCTAGTATAGTCATTAATTTCAGGCTGTGTTTGTCTGAGCAGCGCAGGCAGATTGAACAGCTGTAACCGCCCTGTGTTCCAGGCCCCTGGCCCTCACAGAGTTCTTTTCCAAGCCCAAATTCAGCCACCAGATCCGACCGGAGGACTGTCTGTCCTCGCCCTGTGACGTCCTCACCCTGGACATGCACACGGTGCAAGTGCCCGATTTGGAGGTGGGTTTGAGGGGTGGGGTCTTCATACTTGATTGCTGTAACAGAGATGACCTCTCAGCACAGAGCTGACGCTAGCGATCGGCTTCTGGATGACGTCTGAAACATTAACTTTGAGTGTGATTGTCCTGCAGAGGCTGAAGGGAGAGTTTAACTTCAGAGTGGAGAAGGCGGGGCCTCTTCACGGCTTTACAGCCTGGTTCAGCGTGCAGTTCCAGGGCCTACAGAAGGGCGGCGCTGTGGTGGAGTTAGACACCGGACCGCATGCACCGTAAGTCTGCAGCACAACAACACAAGCAGGGCTCTCTCTGAGGAAGGTCTGCTTCACGCAGGACAGGAAGGACTGTAACACACTCCCTGCAGGAAGGACTGTAACTCACTCCCTGCAGGAAGGACTGTAACTCACTGCAGGAAGGACTGTAACTCACTCACTGCAGGAAGGACTGTAACTCACTCACTGCAGGAAGGACTGTAACTCACTCACTGCAGGAAGGACTGTAACTCACTCCCTGCAGGAAGGACTGTAACTCACTCCCTGCAGGAAGGACTGTAACTCACTGCAGGAAGGACTGTAACTCCCTGCAGGAAGGACTGTAACTCACTCCCTGCAGGAAGGACTGTAACTCACTCCCTGCAGGAAGGACTGTAACTCACTCCCTGCAGGAAGGACTGTAACTCACTCACTGCAGGAAGGACTGTAACTCACTCCCTGCAGGAAGGACTGTAACTCCCTGCAGGAAGGACTGTAACTCACTCCCTGCAGTCCGCTTGGCTCTGCACCCTCCCATCACCCAGCAGTTGCAAACACAGCGATGACATTAGAGAAATACGCAGAGGAAGGAGACCACACAGCGTACTGTGTTAGAGCACCCTCGCAGTGtatcacttcctgttcctgcccCCAGGCCCACCCACTGGAAGCAGACGCTGTTCATGCTGGACACGCCCGTCTCTCTGCGGCCTGGGGACACCGTCTGTGGGACGCTGCTGCTCCACAGGAACCCAGTGTGGCGGCGTCACATGACCATCACCCTCCAATGGAGCGTCAGCAGCCCAGGGGGCACAGCGCCCAGTGAGGCAAGCAGAGCCAGGAGAGCCAGGAGCCCCCTGTGGTCCAGACAGGATCGCTGAAGCACTTCTGTGTCGGGAGGAGAGGGTGCAGCGGGTTAACCTTTAACTGGCAGCCAGGCTTGAGTGTATGTGACTATGTAGGACTGTGTAGGACTGTGTAGGAGTTAACCCTGgctgtttccctgtttgtttttatagaCTCAAAGGAAGAGTTTCCCAATGTGGAGATGACACCCCGCGGTTTGGAGGTACAGAGAACACCAGTGCCAACATTCATCCCCTGTCCCTGTCAGGAGTCTCAGGACGGCGACACAGGTGTGCCACACCCAGCGATCTCTGATTCTCCCCCCCGgctgctcctctcctcagagctgcGGGCCCACCGCCAGCCCGCTGACGCTTCCACTGAGGAAAGACATTCTGACACAGCAGGAGCTGAGAAATAAtcttcttttattattatttttagagaGCACCCTTGTACAGCAAAAACATACAGGCaaattttttgcaaatgaacATAATGACATgctcttttttaaagaaaaacgTGTACATTCCCATCAATGTCAGTtgtttttatcaaaataaattgtgtaaaaCAAGAAAGGATAAAATTACTGCACAAACTGTTGTAATATTTGATTGAAGAAAGCAGAGCATGAggaatgtgagtgtgagcagagggggggctgggggcagcGATGGGGATCCCAGCGGCGTCACACACATCCTGTACCACTGCAAACGGAGACGTCACCGTCCTCACATCCGCAAAGAAACACGCAGGAAATCCCCGCAACGTTACTCTACATGGAAAGCAACTGTAGCAAGCTAATGCTCTCAGAGAGACTAGCCTCCATAACAACACACCAGGTAATGCTGGATGGGTGAATCAGTCACAATTATTAACAGGCTACTCACCGCTCAATGCTGCCTTTTCTGGGGCTGAAGACTGCAGCTAACACTACCGCACACTGCTGCTAAACTCGCTGTGGTTTAATTAGCTAGAAAGCAACAGTGGTTAGATAAAAAAGTCTGGCTATCTAATATCCACCTAAATACAGCTACATCTATGTGCGCTATAGGTAACCTACATCAGGCATGTTCAGTGAGAATGAAGCTACATGTCAGCTTGCTGGCTAGTTAACTTGCCGCTGCCTCATCACTGCTACAGGCCAGATACAGCACTCTAACAGCACACTAGTGGTAACATCTACACTGTGAACAGAAAACAGGGAGAAGTCACATCTGATGAGACTATTCCTCCCTCTACAGTACTGATCTGACACTCTTCATGAAGGGTCAACAGGCTTCATATGCATTCATCAGACTGACAAAGCCAGTTGCAAACTGTTGCAAAgccagttgggggggggggggggcacaagcATCTTTTCAGGACATTATGATGCCATGGTAAAAGGAGTGCAAGTACACTCAGTTTCTATGGTTATGTCTCCCCCTGCTGTTGGTTAGAGTCATTACAGCCTGCCGTGGTGGGGACATTAGGGGGCCCACAGCCCTGGCACGCTTACATTAAGCACCATAGTTTTCCATTAAATAACGACCTTCCATGAACTGCCCAGCTATAGCCCATGCACTGTGGCAGCATGGGCCAAGCGCAAAGCATATCAAACACCTCTGTGCAAAACCAAACTCAGAGCTCCGCTTACAAACCCTGTCTCTAAACTCCTCACAACCTACAAACTAAAAACAATCAAGGAGACAGGTAAGGAACACAGATACTTCTATACATTACACTAATCGACATTTCAGTTAAAGAGCTTATCACTGGTGTTGGCCATTAGCAGTTGGTTGCATCTAAGGGCTAAGATGATATTCCACAGCTGGTAACACATAACTATGCTGCTCTGCCAGGTAGCTAATGACAGGCGATATGTAATATGCGGTATGTCTGTATCTACAACAAAAAGGTGAATCGTACACAAACGCTACAGATTACAGTAAAAAACATCAGTTACAATACAGTTCTAACTTTTCCTCATCAAAAACAAGTTTTTTCAAGCTTATTTTCTCACATCCCTTCCAGTAACTGCTCCTTTTCTTGAGATTCCTATATTTATTCCACTCCAACCTGGTCTTCTGATTAATTGTTCCATTCAGAGCTTTTATCTTAGACACACTTTCAGGAAATTTGGATGAGATTTCATGATTCTGAATTGGattgtacagtaaaaaaaagccTCATCATGTATATTCCAGGAACGAGTCGATTGTCACATAAACCCGGAGAGCTGAAACGCTGATGGGTTTGTGCTCTGGATGGGGACACCAGGGCTGCTGCGGAGTCCAGGGGCAGTGGACTGCCAGCCCTCCCCCAAACTGTGCAGGAAGCAGCCCAATGACACCCTCATTCTGAAAAAATAGAGAGCTGCGTCTGGGAAAAAAGATGATTGCATTTTTGCTAATATACTGTTAACtatttttcagaatttaatAACTGATTAAGAAAAGGTGCAAGGACATTTGTAATTGCACTCTATTGAAAGGCCTACTTCTGAACAAGCCCACATTGCTTGCCACGTGGCAGTGTTGCCCTGACCCATCACACAAAGAGTGATTTCAAAGAGAGTCACCTGACAGCTAGGATCACCCTGCCCCGTGTTCAGGTTTTGGGAACATTACGGTACCCCTCTGTGTTACAGTCACAGCGTGTATCTTACCGTTTTGGGTGGTTATCTGtggaatttaaaatgcatttgcactGAAACTCCACCCTCTGCATTCTGCAGGACTGAGATTAGGCCCACAGAGCAGATCACTGCATGTCCTTCCAGCCTTCCTATTGGTCCATCAGGTTCATtctgtgacccctgacctcaggTTGTCCAGTTTTGTGTGCCTTCACTCTTTAAAAGGGCCTTGATTATGACTGACGCTCAGAATACAGTACCTTCTGACCAAAAATCCCAAAAAATCTGACACTTTACCCAGACCATTCCTACATCCTACAGTGCTCTAAACCCTCTCAGAACCGCACTGCTGAGTCACCAGCAGGAAGCATCACTGGACAACAGCTTGACCTAATCAGAAAACAGtacctttcatttcaaacagaacaTCTAGCACTGCATGTTACTACATTAGGAGAAATAAAAAGGTTTAAACTGAACATTATTGCACCTGAAATCCATGAAAAAAGTTGAGCACCTTCAATATTGTTAcaaattttttttcatgctttctgACAGAGACTCTGCAAGGCTTTCACACCACTAACATATTTGGCCATTTTATGTACAATTAATGATCTCTGCCATGGACAGTGAGTGTGGCACCGCTTGCACATGCCCTCTGACACCAGCGCCGCTTCGCTGGCTGAAAGCCCTTCAGTCTGCAttccctctgctgctgttggctTTGGTCCTGGCTTTGGAGCGAGTGTTCACCTCTGACTGGGGGGCCTGGGAGGACGTCGAGGGGGGTGCGGAGGGAGGAAAGGGCAGTGCAGGCGGTTTGAcgtcttcctcttccccctcctcctcctcctcatcctcctcgtcttcctcatcctcctcgtcctcctcgtcttcctccccctcctcggGCTGTCCGTCCCGCTCGGCGTTCTGCTGCTGGTGTCTGCGGCAGTGTCTCTCGAAGGTGGCCATCTTGGCGTAGGTCTTGTTGCAGACCATGCAGTGGTAGGGGCGCTCGCCGccgtgcgtgcgcatgtgcagCTGCAGGTAGGAGGAGCGTGCGAAGGAGCGCAGGCAGACGCCGCAGCGGAACGGCTCGCTGCCCTCGTGCATCCTCTCGTGCTGCCGCAGCGACGACGCCGTCTTGAAGCTCTTGTCGCAGCGGTCGCAGCCGAACCTGCGGTCGCCGGCCTCCAGCGCCTGGTGGGACAGCAGGTGGGCGGAGGAGCGGAAGGCCTTGCCGCAGCGCTCGCATTTGAAGGGGCGCTCGCCCGTGTGCAGCCGCAGGTGCATGATAAGCCCCGCCTTCTGCGTGAACGCCTTCTCGCACTGCGTGCACTGGAAGGGCTTCTCGCCCGTGTGCAGCCGGCGGTGCGTCTTCAGGTGCGAGGCCCGGCCGAAACTCTTCCCGCACTCCGGAC
Protein-coding regions in this window:
- the prmt2 gene encoding protein arginine N-methyltransferase 2; translation: MMEVEEADAEKHPSPEEFIGIADFPAGGSDQLSFATGDRLLVHDKSSPDWWWAELQGNFGYVPSNHLQRCTQEEEVDEAWQDEEYFGNYGTLRLHLEMLADRARTETYRQVILSNSAPLRGKVVMDLGCGTGIISLFCARLAQPAAVYAVEASSMAEQAQQLVQQNGCEGVVSVLRGRAEELQLPGKVDVLVSEWMGNCLLFEFMVESVLVARDRWLKQGGVMWPSSASLTLVPCQAPEDYSQKVDFWTDPYGLDFSCLRPLALTEFFSKPKFSHQIRPEDCLSSPCDVLTLDMHTVQVPDLERLKGEFNFRVEKAGPLHGFTAWFSVQFQGLQKGGAVVELDTGPHAPPTHWKQTLFMLDTPVSLRPGDTVCGTLLLHRNPVWRRHMTITLQWSVSSPGGTAPSETQRKSFPMWR
- the LOC118789362 gene encoding zinc finger protein 501, whose product is MSTSSYSSPTMVPNSSVLDSMPAEGAAAGPGGEEGQAVLLSRPYKCSECGRCFSQLPELELHEMSHTAERPYPCRLCGKAFAQTAALTKHQRVHTGEKPYKCPSCEKRFALSSGLVLHKRIHTGERPHSCPLCTKTFISSSHLALHLRSHTGERKYKCSVCGKLFLQSSHLVRHKAIHTGEKPFKCPECGKSFGRASHLKTHRRLHTGEKPFQCTQCEKAFTQKAGLIMHLRLHTGERPFKCERCGKAFRSSAHLLSHQALEAGDRRFGCDRCDKSFKTASSLRQHERMHEGSEPFRCGVCLRSFARSSYLQLHMRTHGGERPYHCMVCNKTYAKMATFERHCRRHQQQNAERDGQPEEGEEDEEDEEDEEDEEDEEEEEGEEEDVKPPALPFPPSAPPSTSSQAPQSEVNTRSKARTKANSSRGNAD